ACTTGGCTTTTCTGATTAGAGGTTGTATTCCACTTTGAGATCCATACATCACAAAACTCTACCCAGACTGGTTACTGGACATTAGACATCTGATATATGTGTTTGTCTCTAATTACACCATTTGTCTACCTCCTCactatctatctgtctatcgACCTATCGGCCTATCGAAGCTGAAGGCGAGACAGGAGCAGGTGAATGGGAACCCCATGGTCCTAGATGACCTGAGGGAGGCCATTCTGCTGGCTGAGGAGGCCTACCCTGGCATCTCCGATTCCCTGGTGGCCCACATGGTCCACAGGCTTCAGAGGTAACGGTTCCACTCTGATTTCatgcaacaaacacaacattcaaacatttaatcCAGATTTGCAGCTGTATTGTAGCATTTTGAAGTTGTTGCTTCAGATTGCATTTAGTAATCTGTTACcattcttgtctgtttttttttttttttccagtttctccaCAAGCAGgacgtcctcctcctccccataGTGATTGGCTCTCTGCCCCAGCCCTGCTCTCCCAggcccccacccccccacccccaacaccACAGCCAGGTCAGAGGGTTAAAAGTCAGGGGTCAACTCATTCAATACCAGCTGACCGTGTTTGACCTCCCGTGTGGGGGGGTGCTAACATAGCCtgtaaaaatgactgaactCCAAAGCGGAGGATAGCAGAGAAACTCTGGAGAGCATCTTTTAGCCACTTATGAGAGGGgaagtttgggggggggggcagcaaaCCCCTTGGAATCGGCTGTGATGGGACAAGACTCAAAGTCAGAGCAACCCGCCAGAAAAACATTAACAGCCAAGTCAGACTCTGGGCTCTGTAGATGCGAGACTTCTCCAGTCTCACAGCACGGAGTCTCCACATGGAATTTGCTCGACGAGGAGCTGAAAATCGCCCCCCAAATGCAAGACAAGACTTCAGTCCCCCTCTTAATGCAGGCGTCATATCCCCAGAACCTCTGAAAGCATGCGTGATGAACCTGCAGGGATACTATCTTAGTGTGCGCGTGCTAAAATGCACAACATGTGTGTGGGCACCCGCGAgcgtgtccgtgtgtgtgtgtgcacgtgtgctcTTGCGTATGTAAGACTCCCTGTTAAGGCAAATTGCAGCATTTTTAATGAAACCTCAGGTAAAGTGCTTTAAGTGGACTTTGTCCTCCAAGGCAGTGGGAGGAGGGGGATTGGGGGGTCGCCGTGCTGTACATGATTACAAGTTGTCATTGCGGGAAATGAATCACTGTGTACAAAATGGTCATGCGCATTTTGTAGATATTGATAATGTTTAAAAGTAgatatttaaagatttcaagAATTACtccaacagaaaacagaaaatgcctTGCCTTTTTACACACACCTACGTTCTGGCATTTCATCACagatttagtttgttttatttactcgTCAGTGAGTGAAATTCAGTTCAGTattcatcagtgttttctttctaaGTGACTGTCTCCAATCTTCCATTTCAATCACCTGCTGAATCATCAGACTATGATACTAAGCTTACTTTGTGTAGAGGCAGAagcttttcctttgtttttgtagtaGGGGGGGAAAACTCCTACCTGTACTTATACAATTTTAGACAACTTAAGtcagtttttaaattgtgtAGGACACGAATGAAGGTAGATGTGTCAGCAGTGGCTCGTAACAATATTGAGTGGAGCCTAGGACAATTACAAGGAGAGGAACCACTATAGGCGGTTGAATGCTGATATCATGTGAAgtattatttttgttccttGGCTTATAATTTATCCTCAGCATTACTTACAAAACTGAAGTGGGGGTGAGGAATAAGTGGCAAGGACCATTGTGGGCCATCCCATCGTAACACTTGTTCATGGCTAAACTGCACCGTATATCAGGACAGGCCAAGCTGCAGAAATCAACGCCATCCTTGTTTCCTCACTCCATACGTGGGTTCTAATTTCCACACCATGCTATAGAAGTGCCATGTCCTCTTTTATGCTTTCACCAGATGTTTGTAGTATGatttgcacctttttttttttttttttcttttttcttttttctaattttcagatCAGTTTTTTGCACTTTGAAAGTGTGTCGAGTATTTAAAGAAACCtgtaagaggaaaaaacacaaaacgaAAAAAGTTGCTAATAGCCATGTTTTACTATATATGTTTACTTAAGAGTTCCAGAATTTACTACTGTGCTAATGCAGCAATAATGTTGAGGAGTTGCAGCAAGGCGCACTTGTCAACACAGGGATTGAATGAAATTAAGAAatatctgatatttttataactgCAAAGAGTTAAGTATGGAAATACGGAATGCTTTATGGATATGGGCACCCGCCTCTGGCAAAAAATATCTATACCttacagaaaaaacatatgCTACGGAAATAACtacaaaatgtgtacatttggTCTCCTTTATCATAGCTGACAGTTtatagtactgtatataatctTTGCTTGTGTCATTTGAGAATTCCCAAGTTAAATGTAAGCTCCTTGTAAGCTTTCAAAGTGacatgagaaaataaagatCTAATGGTAACTGAGAACTTTGTGTCCTGTCTCATCGtctgaaatgctgaaatgattagtctaTAGTTCAGTTATCAATAAACAGTAGAAGGTGCCAAACGTTGGGTGGAACTTCCCATTCCCATACAGTATTCATGTTAAATCGTGTTTGAGCTAGCGTCAGAACCTCCAGGGGCTTTCAGGCTGTGCCACCAGAAATCTGTTGAGCCCTCTAGGGGACACCATTCTCCAACTCTGTCCTAACGGACCTTGAAACCGCCTTTTGAATCCTActctcacacagacaaagagcAGATACTCAACCGCTTGGGCTGAACTACATCAGCTGACCCAGCTGCCTTCATCCGAATGCCGTGGCCTGCCACGAAAATTTTTGTCGGCATTCATGGTCtcgagcgagagagagagagaggcctgcTGACTTTGTGGATTCCCCCTGGCTTTCCTTCTCGCTCCAGGAGGGAGGAGGTTGATTATTGATGATCctgattatttttcactttgggcatgttagcatttagttcaaagcaccgctgtgtcTACAGCCCCACAcagcagcatggctgtagactcttggttttgttttaaggccaaacattctctggatAACAGTCACAGTCCTAGATGTGTGTAATTAGTATTCATAAAGGCTACAGAAACATTATCGGATTTTGCTATCCCTTTTGGATTTCAGGAGAATACCCAGAATTGACAAAATGTTAGGAACATCcatcaaatatttcttttcttgacAGCCTTCATGCTTGTGTAAACACTGAAATGACTCAAGTGTCTTTATTTAGATTCCGTATTTCACCATATTTCTGAAGCAGTTTTAGCAGGTGCACCATGGCTTACTCCAGATAAGTGTTCActtatttacatactgtatgtgtcaaagGGTTTTGTATTCAGCaaaataaatttatttgaaattatgcCATTACATAGGTTTTATGACACCATTCCTGATACAGATGTTTACTGGATATGCCTTACGTGTATGggtttgttattgtttgtttgtcttcgggtttgtttctttattgaAGACCTTGATGAACAGCCACTATCAAAGTGTAGTATGCTCTCAGGCCAAAATGAAATCTGATTTTGAATGTGGAATATGATCGAAGGTTTCTGACTGAATAAGCAGCCTTCGGTGTAGGACTTTACCCTGGAGCAGATGAGAACGTCGTGTATATTCAACAGTGACAATATATTACGATACATACAAAACTGGGcttagaaataaatacaaatgttggAATGCTTTCTTTGTATGTCTACTCCAGTATATTACAAAAGACTAAGaaacaaacatcacattaagcagtgcaaaataaattactgtagaaacaaatttacaaaagcAAATTGTATGAGAACCTctaaaaaaaaggcatattcTCTCGAGATTTGGCGATAATAGTGTTTAAATTGTCCCTGCCAAGATTCCTCACTAGCACTGTCCACCAAGAGCTATATATAACCACTTACGCCCTATTTCTGTGTTCTTACAATTTCTGCACCATTTCACTCAGGTCATCCATTCATTCTAACCACTACATGTACAGCAGTGCACTGGATTGCACTGACAAAATGACCAATCGGCAAGAACTAATCTGCACAGGCACTGTCCGGCATGAAACACCTAACCAAGTAGCATTTGTATAAAAAGAGGGAGACGCTGTGGAGAGGGGCAGCTTCACATGTTGGACTGTTTGGTTTCTTCCTCGTCGGAGCTGGAGTCAGAACTCCTTCTGTCGTCCTTGCAGTGCTCAACTGAGTCCTTCTTGGCCATCTCCaaactcttcttcttctcctgctctccAGGCTCCATATTGGCAAACTGGGCTTCTATCTTGGTCGGGTCAGTGTAGGTGTAGAAATAGGCCATGATCGCGAATATGATGCAGACTAACaccagcagagaggagaagaggatgtACTCGGCCCACtagaacagaaacacacacacactgttaattTGGAGAAGCTGAAAGGAACACTCTGGCATTTTTGGGAACTAGCtagttgagaagattgatggagccaggaggtgattagcttagtttagcataaagactggaaacaagggaaatagctagcctggccctctaaagctcacaaatgaacaaatgatatcttgtttaatctgtaggaaaactgatataaaaacaccaagttgcagttttacaggaagggatttaaaaaaatatatatacatatatatactagTCAGACTCGTTCCctatttatgctaagctaagataagctaaccatctcctggctgcagcttcatatttaacgaACAGATGTGAGCGTGATATGAATCGTCTCATCAAACTTGCAGTTAGAAAGCAAATGAGTGCATTTCCAAGTATTTCAAgctgttcttttcatttaacttccACCTAAAAATTGGACTAAAAAGTTAAGTAGTTAATGGCAGCATGTGTAGCCCTAAAATGCTGCCATGAAACAATTAAAGTGAATGGCAAATGAACCTTTTTTATAATTGTTACGTTAATATAAGTAGCAGAAACAAGCTGGAAACACAATTGCCTTACAAAGATATATTTGTTAGCAAAtggttgcttatttacacatccaccaGATAAGTTACATGAGCAGTCGTATTGCCGGctacctgatgaatgtaagtccaatattcactctccttttagcccCGTTTTGCTTTCcacaactcctgagaaaaatgcCTCCGAGAGCCAAGAGACTGAATCACAACAGTGACGGTTTGGGCCACGGAACCAAAACTCTGAGcagaaagatgctaaaacgctccGTAAGGTAGGGGAACTGTGGAGTTTGCGGTTATACTCTGCGGGTTTTTCATTGTGAGCTTTCACAGGCAAGTGGTCAAGTACTAGTGGAGAATTTTCCCTCCTGCTCGTAAAGGCCAGTTTTAGTAGAATTCGCAAGGTTCCTCTGGGCAGTCAGTTCTCTTTGcttttctattttaacttcaagTTTAGCTCTCAATTATAGGATTTATGTCACATGCAGGAAAACCTTGAGATGAATATTTTTGCCGATGCAACAGGGGGTTTAcattgaatgaaaaaagagcaTGAGTTCGAAAAGAATTCTCTCTCTGATTTTGACCGATGTCGTGTTATCCCATGAGGACTTTGAGGTGAAAATAGTTTCTAATAGTCCTTCAATTTGCGATCCACACAGAAACAGGTGCTATTCTGCTATTGTAAGCCTCGACCCTATATAACATAACATGTATTACTGTGTTCCATCAAAAGCAATTACATCCAGTTTCATGCATGAAGTATAGGTATTTACATCCCATAAAATGAACGCGCCCAAGGTCAGTGAAGACAATACGTGTCTACCAATGGTTAAACGGAACCCGCCCACCTGCTCTGGGAGTGTCGCAGCCTCGGAGACAATGAGCACAATGATGTTCCCTACAGCCACGGTTAACAGCCAACCGGCCTGCAGTACAGCCTTCATGTTACTAGGTGCCTGGAGAGCAAGAGGAGATTCAAACAGAACTGCATATTACAGAAAATCAAGAAAGACATCGAGACATGGTTCGTCTTTCCGTATTTTGTGTCTCCGGTCAAATCGACATTAGGATAGACTTTAGTATCCAATGCcacttttattatttgtgttttctgtagaTTCCACGCGGCTTTTTGTGTGAGGAAAACACCCTCTACCTGTGAGTAGGAGAACTCCAAGCCAGTGACAGAGAAGACCACCTCTCCTACAGTCATGAGGAAATACTGAGGAATCTGCCAGGCCATGTGGATGGTGTTAGGCTCGATGTCAGTCACTGATCGGATGCTCTTTCCGCACTGCAGGACACAGACAGTCGCTCAGATGTGCTACCTCGATCCAAAAAGTTGCATTCAATGAAACAATAATGAGactcaaaatgtattcatgagTTACATTTTCTCCAAATGCAAATGTTGGTGGGATGATCAAGGTGTGAGAGCTGCCGAAGCCCAGTGTTTGACTGTAGACACACTCTTCTCCAGTGTTATTCGTGATCCTGAACTGAGCGCTgacataaaaggaaaaacaccatTCAGGGCAAAGCATTTTCTCTGGTACAACCGTACGTGACATGTAGTATATAATGAAATATCGGACTTACTCTCCATGTGGTACCGCAACATATTTAGACATTGTGTTGACGGCAAGGCCCCCGAAGTCCTGGTCGCCCACCGTCACATTCAAAGCTGAGCCAAAGCCACTAAAAAATCTGGGGAAGGAGAATTCCATACACAAGAGGTTAGGAAGCAAACGGTCTTAAGTAACAGCCGGGAACTATGTAACATCTGAAAATGTAACACAgttcttcctcttacaaatgaaaagttgaactAATAAGCAACAGAACACGTCCTTGTTTAATTCAATACACTGAGGGGGTTTCACTGCTACAGTCTCACTTGATCGACGCTTAACTTAAAATCAGTCTTCTTGGTTGGGTACAGTCTTTGCGGGTGGAATCGTTTCGGAGTTCAAGCTAGCTACAGAActctattaaaaatgaaaacagcttgcCGTTCATTTGTTTATGATTACACACTGGCGAAATAGCGACTCTACCACAACATATAGACCATAACTTTTCAAGACCGCGCTAAGGGCCCTGGGGTTCATAACGTTAGCCACCTACTTTTCTGAACATTTTATATTGAATTAAAGCCTAAGTCATATTTCCCCCCAGAAAAACTGCAGTTAACTGACTTTGCTCGGACGGCCAGGGAGAActtgtgtgtaaaatattttgacactATATAACATGGTCTGATCTCAGTATAACCAGCTCTGTTTTGTCTTGATTAGGACTTCTGTGTCATCAtctaaagcagtggttcccaacctggagGTCAtaacccccaaccccacccctccaccccaAGGGGtcctaaattaaaattaatttttgtgcGTGACATGCGGAATACTGAGGGTACTTTAAACAtccattaaatgaaacaatgtgaGAAGGTTCAAATTCCTCTTTGGCCAAGGCCATAACTTGTCTCAGtagatgtttatttgtttaaaggGGGTCACAAGCAAAAAAGGTTAGGGACCACTGATCTAAAGACAATCATATAATATCGTACACTTTCATAACAATCATCTTCTATTAGCAGGCGTAGCCCCTGCCATTAAAAGGAAATGGCCATTTTGTCAGATTGAACATGGTTACTACAGCATGTAGTAACCATGCTGTAggacaaagaaagacaacacCAAACTTTGAATGTGAGGATCAGCAAATAATTATTCTGTGCTAATGAAAAAAGCAGAACCTACACAGCTTTGCTGAGAGTAAAACCACTGTTTTGGGGATAACAAggagatgaaacagaaaagtaCACACGTCTGCTCAGGCCTTCTGTGCAAATTCCTACAGGCCTTACAACAAGCTGAGACTTGCCTGATAGCGTTAGCGCCCTGCTCCGGCTTTGATTCGATGTCTCTGAACTGAAGATAGAAAGACACTTTAGAGCCTCCACATACTTAAGTTCAATTGGATACAATCCATTGATAAAGGAAACATACAGGATAAACATAATTAAAGTCCAACTCAAATTACATGTAGCCCTTTTTGCTGTCAAAAATAATACTGATATTGTTACCAGTTTCATATaattaaatagttaaaaaaaaaataatatcagaAATGCTCCTTTTTGTCTCTGCAGCCGGTTTGGGCGTGTCTTcgtttgattgacagcagccAGAGGGGCACGTCTGCATTTGATATGTTCGGTAAATGCAAATATGGTTTAAGATAAAACTATTTAATTGGCTGTCTAGAAACGGAGCAGAAAATTCCTCATCTGCGCATATAGAGAATTAATAGTAGTCCAACAAAATAATGGGGTGCcatcataaaaccaaaaaatatactataaaataaataaatatactgtaaattctcatGTATAAGCCTGTATtcaaataatgattaaaaaaataataataaaaatttcagttggactttaatCCTGTCTAGCAGGTGTGCTCACAGCTAAAGGCGTGGGTTTGGTCCCCCTCTGAACGATGACCAGGGTACTCCGAGTGCCATTTGGTAACGTAATCTGGTAGGCGTGACCAGGCCCCAGACTCAGATAAAACGGCTTATCAAAGTTCAGGTAATCCTCATTGGTCTGTGGGAGAAAGAACATACTCAACATCAATATGTCCTCCAACCTTTACTATATCTGGCCTACTAAGTTTGAATACGTTTGGATCGTTAGTGTCGGTGTACTGTGTCTTATCGTGACCCGATTACCGCGAGGGACTCCAAGGTGAACTCGTTGGTCCCGGCTTTGATGGCCAGCGGTCTGTCTATCATGTTGGTGAACTTGGCTTGGCCCTCAGTGCTCGATGGGAACTTGGGCAGGGTTTGCTGGAAGAGGAGCGGAGTTGTGCGTGTGAAATTGTGCCTCATGAGGCCGTGCGTGTCTAAGTTTGCCCAGTGTGGGGGGGTTTCATGTGGTCTTACATCAACCTGTATCTGGACCAGAGCAGCAGCCACGAATGCGAGCGCAGCGAAGAACATCCCCACAGTCATCCTCTTCAAGGGACTGCAGAGCAAACGCACACGCagaccacagacacacatgtacacacgaTTTGATTTCAACTCCATATCCCTGGACCATATTCAGTCACATGGTTTCAGCAGGCCAAAacagtaacactttattttatctcCCTTTTCTGAGCGTTAAAAACAGAATACaaacagtataaacagtatataacTGGTTTATAACGCACTCTAATCTAGATTAAGCTGTTGTTGTATTTCTCAACGATTATATCCTCTGGTTATAATCTCGTTTACAGGTGTATAAACTCACAATGAATGATTGACAATATAATTAACCAAACTCACCTGAAGTTTAATTTACACTTGGAAATCAGTGGGTACAACACACTGTCCATGATCGGCACCAAAATCAGGATCAAGATAGGGTTGACAGTCTGGTGGGAAGAAAGTGAGTCAGTCTTTTAAAGCCTATTCTCTCCGCTCCCGCCAACAGCACGTAGACACACCGCAACAAAGTAGGTCAAAAGTGTCTCACCTGCATCTGATCGGGCTGGATTGTGAGTATTCCCTGttgaagaaggaaaaggagtgCGAAAGATAGAGGTTTAAAACGGGCCCCTCTGTGGCTGGAGCCAACAAAGTGTGGCTTTGTAAAATTGCTGCAAAAATAAACCCCCTTACAAAGTCACCGTTCAGGTTGGTCGCCTGGAGGGTCCATCTTGACCCCTGTGGAGGAGACACAGCTCTCATTTAGTCTGAGCTTTGGAGTCTGCCAGCACACTTCTGGGTACGAAGGATCGATTTCTGTCTCTATTAAAATTTGCTATTAATTAGGGACATTTCTGAGCGAACCCAGATCATCTAATACGAGAGATCAATCATCTGTCGGTGGACTTAGGAGGTACTCAGGGACAGAATATCGCATTCagggtctcacacacacacacaa
This genomic interval from Xiphias gladius isolate SHS-SW01 ecotype Sanya breed wild chromosome 13, ASM1685928v1, whole genome shotgun sequence contains the following:
- the slc15a1b gene encoding solute carrier family 15 member 1b isoform X1 encodes the protein MADKEEVRRPKQRHQFAVCGYPISIFFIVVNEFCERFSYYGMRAVLVLYFKYFLRWDDDFATTIYHTFAALCYLMPILGAIVADSWLGKFKTIVYLSIVYAVGQTILAVSAIHDITDTNRDGTPDNMSLHIALSMVGLILIALGTGGIKPCVAAFGGDQFEDHQEKQRSTFFSIFYLSINAGSLLSTVITPILRAQECGIYTKQKCYTLAFGVPAALMVVALIVFIAGSGMYNKTAPQGNIMVKVCKCIGFAIANRFRHRAPQYAKRAHWMDWAEEKYDKLLIAQVKMVLKVLFLYIPLPMFWALFDQQGSRWTLQATNLNGDFGILTIQPDQMQTVNPILILILVPIMDSVLYPLISKCKLNFSPLKRMTVGMFFAALAFVAAALVQIQVDQTLPKFPSSTEGQAKFTNMIDRPLAIKAGTNEFTLESLATNEDYLNFDKPFYLSLGPGHAYQITLPNGTRSTLVIVQRGTKPTPLAFRDIESKPEQGANAIRFFSGFGSALNVTVGDQDFGGLAVNTMSKYVAVPHGDAQFRITNNTGEECVYSQTLGFGSSHTLIIPPTFAFGENCGKSIRSVTDIEPNTIHMAWQIPQYFLMTVGEVVFSVTGLEFSYSQAPSNMKAVLQAGWLLTVAVGNIIVLIVSEAATLPEQWAEYILFSSLLVLVCIIFAIMAYFYTYTDPTKIEAQFANMEPGEQEKKKSLEMAKKDSVEHCKDDRRSSDSSSDEEETKQSNM
- the slc15a1b gene encoding solute carrier family 15 member 1b isoform X2; protein product: MADKEEVRRPKQRHFAVCGYPISIFFIVVNEFCERFSYYGMRAVLVLYFKYFLRWDDDFATTIYHTFAALCYLMPILGAIVADSWLGKFKTIVYLSIVYAVGQTILAVSAIHDITDTNRDGTPDNMSLHIALSMVGLILIALGTGGIKPCVAAFGGDQFEDHQEKQRSTFFSIFYLSINAGSLLSTVITPILRAQECGIYTKQKCYTLAFGVPAALMVVALIVFIAGSGMYNKTAPQGNIMVKVCKCIGFAIANRFRHRAPQYAKRAHWMDWAEEKYDKLLIAQVKMVLKVLFLYIPLPMFWALFDQQGSRWTLQATNLNGDFGILTIQPDQMQTVNPILILILVPIMDSVLYPLISKCKLNFSPLKRMTVGMFFAALAFVAAALVQIQVDQTLPKFPSSTEGQAKFTNMIDRPLAIKAGTNEFTLESLATNEDYLNFDKPFYLSLGPGHAYQITLPNGTRSTLVIVQRGTKPTPLAFRDIESKPEQGANAIRFFSGFGSALNVTVGDQDFGGLAVNTMSKYVAVPHGDAQFRITNNTGEECVYSQTLGFGSSHTLIIPPTFAFGENCGKSIRSVTDIEPNTIHMAWQIPQYFLMTVGEVVFSVTGLEFSYSQAPSNMKAVLQAGWLLTVAVGNIIVLIVSEAATLPEQWAEYILFSSLLVLVCIIFAIMAYFYTYTDPTKIEAQFANMEPGEQEKKKSLEMAKKDSVEHCKDDRRSSDSSSDEEETKQSNM